From Anaerolineae bacterium, the proteins below share one genomic window:
- a CDS encoding TSUP family transporter: MRIWILTFLIAAAAATAFGAVPEPALQQLQENMNQAVASARPSVVSVKAQKKKTGNDGQAVWYESIGSGFFVDERGFILTNYHVVEGSENITVTLWRSQQNQFSARVVHTDKSLDLAALKIDSTETFVPAVLDNSDRLETGDWVVSIGSPFGFEHSVTMGIVSDLHRNMMIEGISYKDMIQTDAVINQGNSGGPLINIYGRVVGVGTAIYAPKGTYTGLGFAIPINRAKHFFTRVTGAVQAALTVPAAQPNAKEPINLNKKMPNDAIHQDFSDCTKCHTITQKMVVSTKAVMTHPPAGVCTTCHIMTNDKVAKGPVTVAAVNPISEPPAVDQGFSDPFIKIIIKMSLMVLVASIVFTMLGVGGGFLYVPILLACGIDFQTAAITSLFMLTTGQISALYNFFKSGLVDLKLAFMLEFPTMIGAFIGGMFAHHFNLSLLSVMFACVLFLASYFMLQDEAKLKRGRSNFTISSWEWSNEFLGHKYSIDMMLAVPLTFVVGYVGGTLGLGGGWLKVPMMVMLFGIPMKVAVATSSLMVPITGFAGFVGHSISGYFDARLALPLSLVTIVGAQIGSRISIKAESNLLRFIFAFVLSLVGLWMLIRLL; this comes from the coding sequence CAGCTTCAGGAGAATATGAATCAGGCCGTAGCCTCGGCGCGTCCGTCGGTGGTCAGTGTAAAGGCGCAAAAAAAAAAGACTGGAAATGACGGCCAGGCCGTCTGGTATGAGAGCATCGGCTCAGGCTTTTTTGTGGATGAGCGAGGTTTTATTTTAACCAATTATCATGTGGTTGAAGGGTCTGAAAATATTACAGTTACGCTCTGGCGTTCACAGCAGAATCAATTTTCGGCCAGGGTTGTGCATACGGATAAATCACTTGACCTCGCGGCGCTAAAGATCGACAGCACCGAAACCTTTGTTCCCGCGGTGCTTGATAATTCGGACAGGCTGGAGACAGGCGATTGGGTGGTAAGCATCGGCAGCCCTTTTGGGTTTGAACACAGCGTAACAATGGGGATTGTGAGCGACCTGCACAGGAATATGATGATCGAAGGGATATCATACAAGGATATGATCCAGACGGACGCTGTCATTAATCAAGGAAACAGCGGCGGGCCTCTTATTAATATTTACGGAAGAGTGGTCGGAGTCGGCACAGCCATTTATGCGCCAAAAGGGACATACACAGGGCTCGGCTTTGCCATCCCGATCAACAGGGCAAAACACTTCTTTACACGCGTGACAGGCGCTGTACAGGCCGCGCTTACGGTTCCGGCCGCGCAGCCAAATGCCAAAGAACCGATCAATTTGAATAAAAAGATGCCGAACGATGCTATCCATCAGGACTTCTCGGATTGCACTAAATGCCATACAATTACACAAAAGATGGTTGTCAGCACTAAAGCGGTTATGACACATCCGCCGGCAGGGGTATGCACCACATGTCATATCATGACTAATGATAAGGTTGCAAAGGGGCCTGTGACAGTGGCCGCTGTCAATCCGATTTCAGAGCCGCCGGCAGTTGATCAGGGGTTTTCCGATCCTTTCATAAAGATTATTATTAAAATGAGCCTGATGGTTCTGGTAGCATCTATTGTCTTTACCATGCTGGGAGTGGGAGGCGGTTTTCTCTATGTTCCGATATTGCTCGCGTGCGGCATTGATTTTCAGACTGCCGCAATTACCAGCCTTTTTATGTTAACAACAGGCCAGATATCTGCTTTGTATAATTTTTTCAAGTCCGGGCTGGTTGACCTGAAGCTGGCGTTTATGCTGGAATTTCCTACTATGATCGGCGCATTTATCGGCGGAATGTTTGCGCATCATTTTAATCTGTCTTTACTGAGCGTTATGTTCGCCTGCGTCCTCTTTCTCGCAAGCTATTTTATGCTGCAGGATGAAGCTAAACTCAAACGCGGCAGATCTAATTTTACCATAAGCTCATGGGAATGGAGTAATGAATTTTTAGGACATAAATACAGTATTGATATGATGCTGGCTGTCCCGCTCACCTTTGTCGTAGGGTATGTGGGAGGAACATTGGGCCTTGGGGGGGGGTGGCTTAAGGTCCCGATGATGGTTATGTTGTTCGGAATCCCCATGAAAGTGGCTGTGGCCACTTCTTCGCTGATGGTGCCTATTACCGGTTTTGCAGGTTTTGTCGGGCACAGTATTTCCGGGTATTTTGATGCTCGACTGGCATTGCCCCTTTCCCTGGTTACAATTGTCGGCGCCCAGATAGGGTCAAGAATATCTATAAAGGCTGAAAGCAACCTTCTGAGGTTTATATTTGCCTTTGTGCTGAGTCTGGTCGGTTTGTGGATGTTGATAAGGCTATTATGA
- a CDS encoding trypsin-like peptidase domain-containing protein: MKKNKNFRINNFLWPIAALVVLIIGAIWTNAGVIQNAPAPLQPKPYLYPPALANIAPPAQQLTVGSPRTALMVQEGISSVVSMVRPAVVGVSRPASGQIQPNTGLTYINPYSGSSGSMGSGFIIDRRGYVLTTFQTVGSAGAVNVTLFSGSKREYQADLIVVDPATDLALLKIRAQDIFPTVTLGNSDLLEVGDIVLCVGSPFGFSRTVTMGIVSSNRRKLNINGANYPDMIQTDASINEGNDGGPLVNIKGEVIGVNMACFMPDNQYSGIGFAIPINDIMAFINGNI, from the coding sequence ATGAAAAAGAATAAGAATTTTAGAATAAATAATTTTTTATGGCCCATAGCCGCATTGGTGGTTCTGATTATCGGTGCTATATGGACCAATGCGGGAGTTATTCAAAATGCTCCGGCGCCTCTTCAGCCAAAGCCGTATCTTTACCCCCCTGCTTTGGCAAACATAGCCCCTCCTGCGCAGCAATTGACTGTGGGATCGCCGCGCACGGCGTTGATGGTTCAGGAAGGGATCAGCAGTGTGGTGTCAATGGTCAGGCCCGCTGTGGTGGGCGTGTCAAGGCCGGCGAGTGGTCAGATTCAGCCCAATACAGGATTGACCTATATTAACCCTTATTCCGGAAGTTCCGGCAGTATGGGCTCAGGCTTTATTATTGACCGCAGGGGATATGTGCTCACCACCTTTCAGACGGTTGGCAGCGCCGGAGCGGTTAATGTCACGCTCTTTTCAGGCTCAAAACGCGAATATCAGGCTGATCTGATAGTGGTCGATCCTGCAACCGATCTTGCGTTGCTTAAGATCCGGGCACAGGATATCTTTCCGACTGTGACGCTTGGGAATTCCGATCTGCTCGAAGTGGGAGACATTGTGCTTTGCGTTGGTAGTCCGTTCGGTTTTTCCAGAACCGTGACCATGGGGATCGTCAGCAGCAACAGACGAAAGCTGAATATAAATGGAGCGAATTATCCGGATATGATCCAGACGGATGCATCGATTAATGAGGGGAATGACGGCGGTCCGCTGGTTAATATAAAAGGAGAGGTGATCGGCGTTAACATGGCGTGCTTTATGCCGGACAATCAGTATTCGGGGATAGGTTTTGCGATCCCGATTAACGATATTATGGCATTTATTAATGGCAATATTTAG
- a CDS encoding 4Fe-4S binding protein, which produces MILSKFRRSTQFLSAIIVNSFFGSFVIKTINANALKGICVPFLNCYACPTALFSCPIGTLQHFMAIHAIPYYLLGFIGLIGLSVGRMACGWLCPFGLLQDLIYKIKTPKHGIPSRLSYLKYLVLIMLVIVIPYITGDLWFSKLCPAGTLMGGLAWTVWDPVNAATGLPVLPDGPGVIFYVALVILIGFLIWFVLSKRPFCRVVCPMGAIFSLFNRYSIIHLDVSQNCDGCNVCEVKCPMDLNVSIDFDSGDCIRCLECTKCGHVKLVTPFSKYGGSSNGQRGNTDAE; this is translated from the coding sequence ATGATATTATCAAAATTTAGACGATCAACTCAATTCTTAAGCGCTATTATTGTTAACAGCTTTTTTGGTTCGTTTGTTATCAAGACCATAAATGCTAATGCGCTGAAAGGAATCTGTGTTCCGTTTTTGAACTGTTATGCCTGTCCAACAGCGCTGTTCTCCTGTCCTATCGGTACGTTGCAGCACTTTATGGCCATCCATGCCATACCTTACTATTTGCTTGGTTTTATAGGGCTCATAGGACTTTCCGTGGGGCGGATGGCATGCGGGTGGCTATGCCCGTTCGGTCTTTTGCAGGACCTGATTTATAAGATAAAAACACCCAAGCACGGGATTCCCTCCAGGTTGAGTTATCTGAAGTATCTGGTTTTAATAATGCTTGTGATTGTTATTCCATATATCACCGGTGATCTCTGGTTTTCTAAGTTATGCCCGGCGGGAACTTTAATGGGAGGCCTGGCTTGGACTGTATGGGACCCTGTTAATGCCGCCACGGGTCTGCCGGTCTTGCCTGACGGACCAGGCGTGATATTTTACGTGGCGCTGGTTATACTTATAGGTTTTCTAATCTGGTTTGTTCTAAGCAAGAGACCGTTTTGCAGGGTTGTCTGCCCTATGGGGGCGATATTCTCATTGTTTAACAGGTACAGCATTATACATCTTGATGTGAGTCAAAATTGTGATGGCTGCAATGTCTGCGAGGTCAAATGTCCAATGGATCTGAATGTTTCCATTGATTTTGATTCAGGTGACTGCATACGCTGTCTGGAGTGCACAAAATGCGGGCATGTCAAGCTTGTCACGCCATTTTCTAAGTATGGAGGAAGTAGCAATGGGCAAAGAGGGAATACAGACGCTGAATGA